The following is a genomic window from Butyricimonas faecihominis.
GAGCGGATTGTCGGACTCTATGATGATGAAGATGATGTCGTTAACGATCGGGCGTTAAAGGAGAAATATGGTCAATTATATTCGGAGGTGTTGAAAGGTGTGAACACGCATTGGTTGAGCCAACCGGTACAGACCGGTATTGGTCAGAAATATAATTTGCGTCTAGAGGGTGGAAATGAGTCTTTTCGTTGGGGAACAAATATTTCTTATAATTCTGTTATAGGAGCGATGAAGGGATCCGAGAGAAATACTTTCAGTGGTACGGTAACTTTGTCATATTCCGTGAAGAATGTGCTCTTTAAGAATCAGACTAGTATTGATATAAATAAAGGAAAAGAAAGTAAATATGGAACATTCTCTGATTATGCCAAAATGAATCCGTATTACCGGATAAAAGATGAGAATGGAGAATATATCAAGGTGTACACGATAAAAGGGACAAAACAGTATAACCCGCTTTATAATGCCCAGTTGGGGGTAATCGACGAGGATAAATATACCTTGATCACGAATAATTTTTCTATTGAATGGAGCATTAATCATGATTTGCGTTTACGAGCTCAATTAGGCTTACAAAAGAAAAATAGTACTTCTGATAATTATTTACCTGCCGATCACACGACTTTTGCGACTGCTACAGATAGTGATAGTTATTTTCGCAAAGGAAAGTACACTTACGGAACAGGTGAGGATATTAATATTGATGCAAACGTGACGTTGAGTTATTCAAAGATATTTCATGAAAAACACCAGCTATATGCCGGATTCGATTATTCTATAGCCCAGAAGAAAAATCATTTCTACACGTTTATCGTGGAAGGATTTCCTGATGGTAAATTGGATTTCATCGGTAATGCTTTGCAGTATGAGAAAAATGGGGTACCGAAAGGTACGGAAGAATTGTCTCGTCGGGTTGGTTTTACCGGGAATGTCAACTACATTTATAACAATCGTTATTTCATGGATTTATCTTTCCGTGTGGATGGTTCATCGTTGTTCGGGACAAAAAATAAATTTGCCCCGTTCTGGAGTGCCGGTATCGGGTGGAACGTGCATAACGAGAAGTTCATGCAGAATCAGAATATCGTGAATAATCTTCGGATTAGAGGATCGTACGGAGAAACCGGATCTCAACAGTTTTCTTCCTATCAGGCTTTGTCAACTTTCCAGAGTTATACGGGAAAACGTTACATTATTTGGAACGGGTCTGAGTTGATGGGATTAGGAAATGAAAAGTTGAAATGGCAGGTTACCAAGCAATTAAACGGTGGTGTTGAAGTTGGACTTTTCGACGGACGCTTGTCGGCATCTTTCGATATTTATAGTAAAAAGACTTCTAATTTGTTGTCTCAAATGGATTTGCCTTTGGCGAACGGATTCAGTTCTTACGTGGATAACGTGGGAGAGGTGAAAAATACGGGCTACGAGGCCATGATTAGTGGATATTTAATGCGTGATACGCACCGGAATATCATCTGGTCTATGACAGCCAAATTAGCTTACACGAAGAATGAAATTACCAAGCTTTCTGAAGCAATCAAACGGCAGAATGAGCTTTACAAATCAAAAGATGTAGAGATTAATCAGTTATTGTATGAAGGGTATGCACAGAATTCAATTTGGGCTGTTCCTTCCATGGGAATTGATCCGAGTACCGGATATGAAATTTTCTTGGATAAGAATGGGAATATCACGGATAAATGGAATCCATCCGACAAGCGTTATTTTGGAGTCGATGAACCTAAATACAGAGGTAATATCAGTACTTACTTTGCTTGGAAGGATCTTTCCGTGAATCTGTCATTTGCTTATCAATGGGGGGGCCAACAATATAACGAAACCTTGCTTAACAAGGTGGAAGTGACCAATGGTGAAATTGATAAGAATAATGTTGATAGTCGTGTGTTGAAAAAGAGATGGCAGCATATTGGAGACGTGAAACCTTACAAGGGATACGGTTCCGTGGAGACAAAAGCAACTTCCCGTTTCGTGATGGATGATAACGTGTTCCAATTCCAAAGTGCCAGTGTGGAGTATCGGTTACATTCAGATTTCTTGCGTGACAAGTGGAAAGTTGAGACAATCAGTATCGGGGCTAATATGTCGGATATATTCTATATTTCTTCTATCAAGCGTGAAAGAGGAACTTCTTATCCGTTTGCCCGCAGACTGGCTTTAACCCTTTCATTAATGTTTTAAACAATGGTATTATGAAAAGAATTTTACTATATATCACGTTATTCGCAACTTTATCGCTAGCCTCTTGTAATGATTGGCTGGATGTAAAGCCGGAGACTCAAACCGATGAAAAAGATATGTTCAAGTCGGTTTCCGGGTTTAAAAATGCCTTGACTGCCTGCTATATTAAATTGAATTCCAAAAATTTATATGGGCTAAGTTTGACGATTACGGATATTGAATTTATGGCCCAACATTGGAGTTATCAGGAGAGTAATTATCGGGGGGCAGAGGATCTCAAGGCTTTCAAATATGAAAACGATTATCCGAAGACATTAATATCCGCAATTTACGGGGAGATGTATAATACAATTGCCCAAGCCAATATTATACTACAGAATATGCCCGATCACAAGGAGGTGATCACGAACGAGGATATGCGGGCAATTGTAGAGGCAGAGGCATTAACGATTCGGGCATTTTGTCACATGGAAATATTACGTTTGTTTGGGCAAATGCCGCAAAATTCTGATAAACAGGTATCTTTGGCGTATGCTAAAACCGTGTCCACGGTGATGATTCCGCATTATTCATATAATGATTTCACGAATTTGATTCTTGCTGATTTAGATGCGGCTGAAGCTTTGTTTAAAGATCATGATCCGTTATTTACTTATTCTTTCCAAGAATTGGATAATTTCTTCGATACAAAAAATTATAATGTAGAGCTGGCGGACGAGTTTATGGGATTTAGACGTTTCCGTTTCAATTATTATGCTGTGAAAGCAATTCGGGCAAGGTTGTATATGTATATGGGGAAGAAAACAGAAGCATATACTGCAGCAAAAGAAATTATTGATGCCGTCGATAAGAATGGTAAGAAAGTTTTGGAATTGGCGGGAGCGGGAGATATTAGTAGTAGTAATTTTGCTTTGCCTTCAGAATGTATTTTGGCTTTAAGTAATTACGAGATTGAAAGTAATACAGAGAAATTGTTTAAATCCGATAAAACTGAAAGAATATACCTTACAGAAAAACAGTTTAATAATGATTTGTTTGCCGGACAATCTACGGCCGTGAATAACCGAGTGCAAGTGTGGGATCGTACACCTGATAATCAAGGGGCTATAAAACCTTTGCTAAAAAAGTACAATCAACCGTCCTCAACCACGAACACGGATATGGAGGTGTTGGCCACGCAGAAACAGGTGGTTCCATTGATTCGTTTGTCCGAGATGTACTTGATTGCTATCGAATCTGCTCCCACGCTGAATGAGGCTAATGCTCTTTATATTCCTTATATGAAAGCGAGAAACGTGGATGCGTCTCCTTTACAACAAGAACAGTTGATGACCGAGATAATCCGGGAATATCGTAGAGAATTCTTTGGAGAAGGACAAATGTTCTATACTTACAAACGTTTGGGAATAAAAAATATGTTATGGAAGACGGATCGGGAGGTTGGCGAACAGGATTATATTGTGCCATTACCAAGTACAGAACTGAACGCAAATTAAAAGTAGAAAGCTATGAAAAAGATAAATAAATATATACTATGGTTATTACCGATTTTCGGATTATTCGCATGTGAAGATGAGATGGGGGTGTATAATTCACCGGAGAATCGTTTGAATTTTATATATGAACCATTCACGATGGCCGATACCGTGATTCCTCGTACATTTGTTTACGATGTTGAAACCCGGGTATTCGATACCGTTTGGTTGGAAGTTGAAACGATGGGGTATGTAGAAGATCATGAACGTTCGTTTGTACTGGAACAAGTGAAGAAAGGAGAGGGAGAACAAGCCGTGGCAGGAAAGCATTATATTGCTTTTGATGATCCGCTTGTTGCCGATTATTACAAGATTCCAGCGGGAAAAAATACCGTACGTTTTCCGATAATATTAAAACGTGATCCTTCATTAAAACAACAGGAGGTGACATTATGTGTTCAGATCGGTCACAATGAAAACTTTATTCCCGGCTACGAAAAATATCAGAAGAAGATCATTCGGGTGGCAGATATATTGATGCAACCGAAATACTGGGATTTTTATGCATCGTATTATTTCGCTGGAAAATATGGTAAAGTGAAGCATCAGTTTATGATTGATGCCACGGCAGATTTAGGAATCAAGATGAACGATGACTTTTTCTATTCGTTAGTTGGTGATCCGAGTAGCGTTGATATGGGAATGACGGATTATTGGTTCTATTTCTTCACTCGGAAATTGGCTGCTGAAAATGAGGCGAGAGCTGCCAGAGGTGAAGAACCCCTTCGAGAGGCACCGGAGCCCGGTGAAACGGAAGGTGCGTTAGTTAGATTTACCCGGTATGAAAGATAATAATGACAAGTTATGAAAAAGAAAATATACAATATATTATCAGTCTGTTTATTCGCGTTACTTGTTTCGGCATGTTATGACGACGAGGGAAACTATGACTATCATGAAATCAGTACGATTAATACTGAAGGATTGGAAAAGAGTTACACGAAAACGTCCTACCAGGATGTTCTTCATCTGGAACCAACCGTTACGGCAACGGGTGGGGAGAGTGATTTTGAATATTTATGGACGTTGAACCTGACGAAAGGGTCGGGTACGACTTCCAATAAAATAGAGATAATACTGGACACGATTGGAACTGATCGGGTGTTGGATTTTCCGGTAAATATTAAACAAGGGTTTTATGATTTGACATTTCGGGTAACGAATAAGAGCAATAAACTGGAAACGTATCAGGTGATGTCTTTGAGCGTGGTGACTAAATTTTCAGAAGGTTTCTACCTGTTGAAAGATATGGGAAATTCAACAGATGTGGATTTGCACGCTTCTGATAACAGTTTAGTGGATAATATTTTCTTGAAAATGGATGGGGAACATATGCCTGATGCACCGGTTAGCTTAGGGTTAGATCCCGGATATTGTTTTGTTGATGAAACCACGGCAGAATACGTGATCACGAAGGCTTTAACTGTTTGCACGGAGAAGGATGTCCGGATTTCTAATATCGAGGATATGAGTACGATTTACACTCATAGTAACATGTTCCTTGGTGGTGAGGCTCCCGAAGAAAAGCCGTATTATGTGTGGCGAAATGCATACGGGGTCGGATATATTTCTGACAAAGGAGCATACTTTTCTACACAAGCATCCCTTTGGGATTTGTTAGGAACGGGAAAGTTCGGATTCCCCGCTATGGTAAATGATGACGAGGAAACAAAACCCAACCAGAACGGTGTGTTTGCGAGTACTTGTTTTTATTATTTAGACGAATTGAAAGGACGCTTTTTGTTTTTGGATTTTAATGGTAGCTTACATACTTATAGTGATTTGGACAAGAATGGTGAAGAAAAACCGAATAAGCCTAACGGTATAACTCACCATCTGAAATTCTTTGGAAAGAATTACATGGATGAAACGAGTACAGGGTATGCTTTGTTTGAAGATGAGAATACTGCAGGAAAACATTATATTTATCAGTTGGTGTTGGGAATGGATCCTTCTAACCCGATTGAAAAGGTAACAGAAGTTGCAACTTCGTCTAAATTGAACGGGGCGAATCTGTTTGCCGTGAATGAGTTGACAGCTAAAGTGATGTATTTTGTAAACGATAATCAATTGTATATGTATGATCTGGTACAGAATACGGAAGAGTTACTTCGTCCGACGGATATGGCTACGGGAGAAGAGATTACTTATATTAGTAATCGTTACTGGTCGGGTTCTGATAATGCAGATAAAAACTTTGATTATTTGGTATTTGCTACTCATAAGGATGGGAAGTATAAAGTGTATTTATACGAGATTCTTGGAGGTAAGCCTTATGGTAAGCCGGTGCGCGTGCTGGAAGGAGAGGGGAAAGTGGTGAAGATGCATTATGTCGATCCGTCTATGTCCATGGTTAGTTATAGTTATTTTCCTAATTCTTTTTAATGAATCTTTTTAATGAA
Proteins encoded in this region:
- a CDS encoding SusC/RagA family TonB-linked outer membrane protein codes for the protein MKKISNVVGKRRFLFLLFLIFTTQISLNAYSQERKITFSLKNASLKEIISEIRKNSDYDFVYRDVNLESFARQDVAFKDATIEQILTDCLKGTDLGYEINGKTIIIRKKAVSQEEKKSKTITGKVSDEQGNVLPGVTVIIKGTTLGTATGADGEYKLEIPGDSEQVLIFSFVGMKTQEIAVGSKTQLDVKLVEDSETLDDVVVTGIFTKSKESYTGAVTAVSAKELKMYKGQNLLATLRNIDPSINVVMDNALGSNPNVIPEINIRGNSSLPMSVDELNQQASKQLNAPLVIMDGFEITLQKLMDFNDEEIESINILKDASATAIYGSRGANGVIVVTTKAPQAGKLKIYVQGGMNIEMPDLSSYDLLNARDKLELERIVGLYDDEDDVVNDRALKEKYGQLYSEVLKGVNTHWLSQPVQTGIGQKYNLRLEGGNESFRWGTNISYNSVIGAMKGSERNTFSGTVTLSYSVKNVLFKNQTSIDINKGKESKYGTFSDYAKMNPYYRIKDENGEYIKVYTIKGTKQYNPLYNAQLGVIDEDKYTLITNNFSIEWSINHDLRLRAQLGLQKKNSTSDNYLPADHTTFATATDSDSYFRKGKYTYGTGEDINIDANVTLSYSKIFHEKHQLYAGFDYSIAQKKNHFYTFIVEGFPDGKLDFIGNALQYEKNGVPKGTEELSRRVGFTGNVNYIYNNRYFMDLSFRVDGSSLFGTKNKFAPFWSAGIGWNVHNEKFMQNQNIVNNLRIRGSYGETGSQQFSSYQALSTFQSYTGKRYIIWNGSELMGLGNEKLKWQVTKQLNGGVEVGLFDGRLSASFDIYSKKTSNLLSQMDLPLANGFSSYVDNVGEVKNTGYEAMISGYLMRDTHRNIIWSMTAKLAYTKNEITKLSEAIKRQNELYKSKDVEINQLLYEGYAQNSIWAVPSMGIDPSTGYEIFLDKNGNITDKWNPSDKRYFGVDEPKYRGNISTYFAWKDLSVNLSFAYQWGGQQYNETLLNKVEVTNGEIDKNNVDSRVLKKRWQHIGDVKPYKGYGSVETKATSRFVMDDNVFQFQSASVEYRLHSDFLRDKWKVETISIGANMSDIFYISSIKRERGTSYPFARRLALTLSLMF
- a CDS encoding RagB/SusD family nutrient uptake outer membrane protein, whose product is MKRILLYITLFATLSLASCNDWLDVKPETQTDEKDMFKSVSGFKNALTACYIKLNSKNLYGLSLTITDIEFMAQHWSYQESNYRGAEDLKAFKYENDYPKTLISAIYGEMYNTIAQANIILQNMPDHKEVITNEDMRAIVEAEALTIRAFCHMEILRLFGQMPQNSDKQVSLAYAKTVSTVMIPHYSYNDFTNLILADLDAAEALFKDHDPLFTYSFQELDNFFDTKNYNVELADEFMGFRRFRFNYYAVKAIRARLYMYMGKKTEAYTAAKEIIDAVDKNGKKVLELAGAGDISSSNFALPSECILALSNYEIESNTEKLFKSDKTERIYLTEKQFNNDLFAGQSTAVNNRVQVWDRTPDNQGAIKPLLKKYNQPSSTTNTDMEVLATQKQVVPLIRLSEMYLIAIESAPTLNEANALYIPYMKARNVDASPLQQEQLMTEIIREYRREFFGEGQMFYTYKRLGIKNMLWKTDREVGEQDYIVPLPSTELNAN
- a CDS encoding DUF4843 domain-containing protein — protein: MKKINKYILWLLPIFGLFACEDEMGVYNSPENRLNFIYEPFTMADTVIPRTFVYDVETRVFDTVWLEVETMGYVEDHERSFVLEQVKKGEGEQAVAGKHYIAFDDPLVADYYKIPAGKNTVRFPIILKRDPSLKQQEVTLCVQIGHNENFIPGYEKYQKKIIRVADILMQPKYWDFYASYYFAGKYGKVKHQFMIDATADLGIKMNDDFFYSLVGDPSSVDMGMTDYWFYFFTRKLAAENEARAARGEEPLREAPEPGETEGALVRFTRYER
- a CDS encoding PKD-like family lipoprotein, with translation MKKKIYNILSVCLFALLVSACYDDEGNYDYHEISTINTEGLEKSYTKTSYQDVLHLEPTVTATGGESDFEYLWTLNLTKGSGTTSNKIEIILDTIGTDRVLDFPVNIKQGFYDLTFRVTNKSNKLETYQVMSLSVVTKFSEGFYLLKDMGNSTDVDLHASDNSLVDNIFLKMDGEHMPDAPVSLGLDPGYCFVDETTAEYVITKALTVCTEKDVRISNIEDMSTIYTHSNMFLGGEAPEEKPYYVWRNAYGVGYISDKGAYFSTQASLWDLLGTGKFGFPAMVNDDEETKPNQNGVFASTCFYYLDELKGRFLFLDFNGSLHTYSDLDKNGEEKPNKPNGITHHLKFFGKNYMDETSTGYALFEDENTAGKHYIYQLVLGMDPSNPIEKVTEVATSSKLNGANLFAVNELTAKVMYFVNDNQLYMYDLVQNTEELLRPTDMATGEEITYISNRYWSGSDNADKNFDYLVFATHKDGKYKVYLYEILGGKPYGKPVRVLEGEGKVVKMHYVDPSMSMVSYSYFPNSF